The proteins below are encoded in one region of Chroococcidiopsis sp. SAG 2025:
- a CDS encoding ATP-dependent RecD-like DNA helicase, which produces MSTLPDPAQTQATPQHEFLTGVVERLTFHSEESGYTVARLKTARSRDLVTIVGSFANIQAGQTLQLTGLWREHPQYGAQFQVTHYRETLPATITGIEKYLGSGLIKGVGPIMARRIVAHFGLQTLDIIETQIERLVEVPGIAKKRVKMIQSAWSTQKAIKEVMLFLQSHGVSTTFAVKIYKQYNDAAIATVTNNPYQLATDIYGIGFITADAIARNLGIAPDSEYRYRAGIVHVLGEAAEDGHCFLPQAELVEQVVKRLSVKDHQPNSGAIAQLLIQMGMEEQLIMQGHREHEFVYYQPSFYYSEQNLASQLHHLLSRPVMVDLPRVKSWIERFTQAKGIELSLQQQQAVEIAASQRVLILAGGPGTGKTFCTRTIVALWKAMGKSIVLASPTGRAAQRLSEVARMEAKTIHRLLEFDPRTMKFKRDAENPIEAGAIVVDEASMLDLFLAHSLLKAIPPDAQLLLVGDIDQLPSVGPGNVLRDLIASGQIPVVRLTQVFRQAAASYIVSNAHRINSGQYPLLESVSLKPNSDCLWLGAPEPQYGVQGIQELVIDVIPQLGFDPAKDVQVLCPMTRGEVGTRHLNGVLQGLINPPAADKAEIKSGGIVLRVGDRVIQQVNDYDREVFNGDLGTIAAIDLEEQEVTVQYQEREVTYDYADLNEITLAFATTIHKSQGSEYPVVILPLYMQHYMMLSRNLLYTGLTRAKQLAILVGPSKAIGLAVRQVKDLGRYTLLAQRLANCESNSCNLPRQKVHESNSD; this is translated from the coding sequence ATGTCTACTCTCCCCGATCCAGCTCAAACTCAAGCTACCCCACAACACGAATTTCTCACAGGCGTTGTGGAGCGGCTGACATTCCATTCAGAAGAATCTGGATACACGGTGGCGCGGCTCAAAACAGCACGATCTCGCGACTTAGTGACGATTGTGGGTAGTTTTGCCAATATCCAGGCAGGGCAGACACTACAGCTAACTGGTCTGTGGCGAGAGCATCCGCAGTATGGCGCACAGTTTCAAGTCACGCATTATAGAGAAACTCTTCCTGCAACCATAACAGGGATAGAGAAATACTTAGGTAGTGGGTTGATTAAGGGAGTTGGACCAATTATGGCACGGCGCATAGTCGCCCATTTTGGATTGCAGACACTCGACATTATTGAAACTCAGATCGAACGGTTGGTAGAAGTACCTGGGATCGCCAAAAAGCGCGTCAAAATGATTCAAAGCGCCTGGTCAACCCAAAAGGCTATCAAGGAAGTGATGCTTTTCCTCCAAAGTCACGGTGTTTCAACCACTTTTGCTGTCAAGATTTATAAACAGTACAATGACGCGGCGATCGCCACTGTCACTAACAACCCCTACCAACTGGCAACAGATATATATGGTATTGGGTTTATCACTGCTGATGCGATCGCTCGTAACTTAGGCATTGCTCCTGACTCCGAGTATAGGTATCGAGCGGGGATCGTTCACGTACTGGGAGAAGCAGCAGAAGACGGACATTGTTTTCTACCACAGGCTGAGCTAGTGGAGCAGGTAGTGAAGCGGTTGAGCGTTAAAGACCACCAACCGAACTCTGGAGCGATCGCTCAACTGTTAATACAAATGGGGATGGAAGAACAGTTGATAATGCAAGGGCATCGAGAGCATGAGTTTGTCTACTATCAGCCATCTTTTTACTACAGCGAACAGAATTTAGCATCTCAACTCCACCATTTGCTAAGTCGTCCTGTCATGGTTGACTTGCCTCGCGTGAAGAGTTGGATCGAACGATTCACTCAAGCTAAAGGGATCGAGCTATCACTGCAACAGCAACAAGCGGTAGAGATAGCGGCGAGTCAAAGAGTATTAATACTTGCTGGCGGTCCTGGCACGGGGAAAACCTTCTGCACCCGCACTATTGTTGCACTCTGGAAAGCAATGGGTAAATCTATTGTCCTAGCGTCCCCTACTGGGAGAGCTGCCCAGCGGTTGAGTGAAGTAGCCCGAATGGAAGCCAAAACGATACACCGCTTGCTGGAGTTCGATCCCAGAACCATGAAGTTCAAGCGGGATGCGGAGAATCCTATCGAAGCAGGGGCGATTGTAGTAGATGAGGCTTCAATGCTCGATCTGTTTTTAGCCCATTCCCTGCTCAAAGCCATTCCACCCGATGCTCAACTGTTGTTGGTAGGTGACATCGATCAATTACCATCGGTGGGACCAGGTAACGTGTTGCGGGACTTGATTGCTTCAGGGCAAATACCTGTAGTGCGGCTGACACAAGTATTTCGACAAGCAGCAGCGAGTTATATCGTTAGCAACGCTCACCGAATCAATTCAGGGCAGTATCCGTTACTAGAGTCAGTATCTCTCAAGCCCAACTCCGATTGTTTGTGGTTGGGAGCGCCAGAGCCACAGTACGGAGTGCAGGGGATTCAAGAGTTGGTCATTGATGTGATTCCACAATTAGGTTTCGATCCGGCAAAGGACGTGCAAGTATTGTGTCCCATGACCAGGGGAGAAGTAGGGACGCGCCACCTCAACGGCGTTTTGCAAGGTTTAATCAATCCTCCGGCTGCTGACAAGGCTGAGATTAAGTCGGGTGGGATTGTATTGCGAGTGGGCGATCGCGTCATTCAACAGGTCAACGATTACGACCGCGAAGTTTTTAATGGGGACTTGGGAACGATTGCGGCGATTGACTTAGAGGAACAGGAAGTCACGGTGCAGTATCAGGAGCGAGAAGTCACTTACGACTATGCAGACTTGAATGAAATTACATTGGCATTCGCTACAACCATACATAAATCCCAAGGTAGCGAGTATCCGGTGGTAATTTTACCTTTATATATGCAGCACTACATGATGCTGTCGCGTAATTTGTTGTACACAGGACTAACCCGTGCCAAGCAGTTAGCGATCCTGGTGGGTCCATCTAAAGCCATTGGTCTAGCAGTCAGGCAAGTAAAAGACCTTGGGCGATACACTTTACTGGCACAGCGACTAGCCAATTGCGAGAGCAATTCATGCAACTTACCCAGACAAAAAGTGCATGAGTCAAACTCAGACTAG
- a CDS encoding IS701 family transposase, protein MKDQVPAAMPQCFENWCRRFDDVFSRQKQRQEFRVYLGGLLGESQRKNLSQLVTNTVDGSYNSLRHFLNNAPWDEVKLNNRRLEVMHQCRQTTPSQGFTLIVDDSGHRKSGAATDGVGRQYIGEIGKTDNGIVLLTTYLYDGVRRLPLDVALYQHASLFEQGKADPNFQKKPDLALDLVDQCLKRGYRPGVTVIDAGYGNNTPFLKQLESRNLTYVAAIAKNRQVTAQTSGDESARKQGLEAIAQTLAVEQFTPVQLNLEQPRTVWVALLPVHVPKLEGTRWLAIQLNASSFEQATEVDYFLTNASDNQVSAAWVAQTYSARNWVEVFYREAKGWLGLSEYQVRDALSMKRHWVLVFIAYTFILWHQLTGGFRRRWATKPLQTFAEALEAFRTAVEFRLVRWLNEHVDVFASHRAKFGYIWA, encoded by the coding sequence GTGAAAGATCAAGTACCAGCAGCGATGCCGCAGTGCTTTGAGAACTGGTGTCGTCGGTTTGATGATGTATTTTCGCGTCAGAAGCAGCGGCAGGAATTTCGTGTTTATCTAGGGGGACTGCTGGGTGAGAGTCAGCGCAAAAACCTGAGCCAACTGGTCACAAATACAGTAGATGGCTCCTACAACAGCCTCAGACATTTTCTCAACAATGCCCCTTGGGATGAAGTCAAGCTAAATAATCGGCGGTTGGAGGTGATGCACCAGTGTCGCCAGACGACCCCGAGTCAAGGTTTCACATTGATTGTAGATGATTCGGGACATCGCAAAAGTGGTGCGGCTACTGATGGGGTAGGACGGCAGTACATTGGGGAGATTGGCAAGACTGACAATGGTATTGTGCTGCTGACTACCTACTTGTATGATGGAGTGCGACGTCTGCCGTTAGATGTTGCACTCTATCAACACGCAAGTTTATTCGAGCAAGGCAAGGCAGACCCCAACTTCCAGAAAAAACCTGACCTGGCTCTAGACTTGGTTGACCAATGCTTGAAGCGCGGTTATCGACCGGGTGTGACTGTAATTGATGCAGGCTACGGTAATAACACGCCTTTTCTCAAGCAGTTGGAGTCGAGAAACCTAACTTACGTGGCAGCAATCGCCAAAAACCGCCAAGTTACTGCTCAAACATCAGGTGATGAGTCTGCTCGTAAGCAGGGATTAGAAGCTATTGCTCAAACCTTGGCAGTGGAGCAGTTCACACCTGTGCAACTCAATCTGGAGCAGCCCCGGACAGTTTGGGTGGCGCTGTTACCAGTTCACGTTCCGAAGCTCGAAGGCACTCGCTGGCTGGCGATTCAACTCAATGCCTCTAGTTTCGAGCAAGCGACGGAGGTGGATTACTTTCTCACCAATGCCTCTGACAACCAAGTCAGTGCGGCTTGGGTAGCTCAAACATATTCTGCTCGCAACTGGGTGGAGGTCTTCTATCGAGAAGCCAAGGGCTGGTTGGGTTTGAGTGAGTATCAAGTTCGGGATGCTCTGAGTATGAAGCGTCATTGGGTTTTAGTGTTCATCGCTTACACCTTCATCCTTTGGCATCAGTTGACCGGCGGATTCCGCAGACGTTGGGCAACCAAACCCTTACAAACCTTTGCCGAAGCATTGGAGGCATTCCGCACCGCAGTCGAGTTTCGTTTGGTCCGCTGGCTTAATGAGCATGTTGATGTATTTGCCTCTCACAGAGCTAAGTTCGGCTATATTTGGGCTTAG
- a CDS encoding LexA family protein, translating to MQGVGIYSGDLLVVDRSIEPKDNDIVIAVVNGELTVKHLHRQGKKLLLIAANENYPSLEIDECIDFQIWGVVTSAIHKFRQPR from the coding sequence ATGCAAGGAGTAGGAATTTACTCTGGCGATTTGCTGGTAGTGGATCGCTCGATAGAACCAAAAGATAATGATATTGTCATTGCCGTCGTCAACGGAGAGCTGACGGTCAAACACCTGCACCGCCAAGGGAAAAAACTGCTATTGATAGCAGCAAACGAGAACTATCCCTCCCTGGAAATCGACGAATGTATAGACTTTCAAATTTGGGGTGTAGTCACGAGTGCAATTCATAAATTTCGCCAACCGCGCTAA
- a CDS encoding GAF domain-containing protein produces the protein MNVQLSNFKWRRLREILVTIILKWLPTSASAVILRNHIYRTIFKRIGKAVYLQDGVEFSGTRNLEVGDRVCIYRGVRVNASENNCRISIGERVVLERGVEIGGGENCQIEIGKQTFIGPYTCIDVSGDVKSGKHCSIGDDCWLGYGVKVLDGVTIGRGSIISAGAVVTQDIPPDSVAVGVPARAISNRKPLTLVERTSVLESAHVFEDNNRLFSLSSSLSQMEMTARLSQQSAQPRARSLSSPFVVNNLLYDLLECIRQVTYVDTVTVLLRAANEQQLTVSATLGLEEEIETRVKIPIGQGFAGQIAASRELAIVYDLAQVNVFSTILRKKGLHSMLGVPLLAKERVIGVFHVGTFRPRHFTSHEAQRMQSVAGRIGLAMEPLLD, from the coding sequence ATGAACGTACAATTATCTAACTTCAAATGGAGACGATTGAGAGAAATATTAGTCACGATTATACTTAAATGGTTGCCAACATCAGCATCAGCCGTAATTTTACGCAATCACATTTATCGCACAATTTTTAAACGTATAGGTAAAGCAGTTTATCTTCAAGACGGTGTTGAATTTAGCGGGACTCGTAATCTTGAAGTTGGCGATCGCGTTTGCATTTACCGAGGGGTACGGGTCAATGCATCAGAAAATAACTGTAGGATTTCGATTGGCGAGCGCGTAGTTCTAGAACGTGGAGTTGAGATTGGCGGCGGCGAAAACTGCCAGATTGAGATTGGCAAACAGACGTTTATTGGACCATATACCTGTATTGATGTGTCTGGTGATGTCAAAAGTGGCAAACATTGTTCGATTGGAGATGATTGTTGGCTGGGATATGGAGTCAAAGTTCTTGATGGTGTCACTATCGGTCGGGGTAGCATTATTAGTGCTGGAGCAGTCGTAACTCAAGATATTCCACCAGACTCAGTTGCAGTAGGCGTACCAGCGCGGGCAATCTCTAACCGCAAGCCACTCACGCTAGTCGAGCGAACCAGCGTTCTTGAATCCGCCCACGTATTTGAAGACAACAACCGCCTGTTTTCGCTCAGTTCTTCCTTGAGCCAAATGGAAATGACTGCGCGGCTGAGCCAGCAAAGCGCTCAGCCGCGCGCTCGAAGTTTATCTTCTCCATTCGTCGTCAACAATCTGCTATACGACTTACTTGAATGTATTCGCCAAGTCACGTACGTTGATACAGTTACAGTGCTACTACGTGCAGCCAACGAGCAGCAACTAACCGTAAGTGCTACTTTGGGGTTGGAAGAAGAAATAGAAACAAGAGTCAAAATACCTATAGGACAGGGCTTTGCCGGTCAGATCGCTGCCAGTCGGGAACTAGCAATCGTCTACGATCTAGCGCAGGTAAATGTTTTTAGTACAATTTTACGAAAAAAAGGACTGCACTCCATGTTAGGCGTACCTTTACTGGCTAAAGAGCGCGTGATTGGGGTATTTCACGTTGGTACGTTTCGCCCGCGACACTTCACCTCACATGAGGCACAAAGAATGCAATCCGTCGCTGGGCGCATTGGCTTAGCAATGGAACCATTATTAGACTAG